The following are encoded together in the Streptomyces rapamycinicus NRRL 5491 genome:
- a CDS encoding DUF3761 domain-containing protein: MSRNNHPSPGEGRNKKKTALGCGCLSLLGLLVIGGIGAAFDDGDSSKKDDKPTTVVAKSGSPSTSPSPSPTPVHTTASPAARKTSAPTVVKVKLPDFTGRGLQDAQDAAQELGLYRLRSHDLTGRGRFQVWDRNWRVCSQDPSPGRVDEDSTITFNVVKNDESCSYRAGASTGGTDGADGLSSSASGGGSSSGGSSSGGTSGGSSSGGTSGGSSSSSTGGSSSGATARCNDGTYSYAAHHQGACSHHGGVAVFYR; the protein is encoded by the coding sequence ATGTCTCGGAATAACCACCCATCACCCGGTGAGGGTCGAAACAAGAAGAAGACGGCACTTGGCTGTGGATGTCTCAGTCTGCTGGGACTGCTCGTAATCGGAGGGATCGGAGCGGCGTTCGACGACGGCGACTCGTCGAAGAAGGACGACAAGCCGACCACCGTCGTCGCCAAGAGCGGCTCACCGTCGACATCCCCCAGCCCCTCCCCCACCCCGGTGCACACCACCGCGTCCCCGGCCGCGCGGAAGACCTCCGCTCCGACCGTGGTGAAGGTGAAGCTGCCCGACTTCACCGGCCGGGGCCTGCAGGACGCCCAGGACGCGGCGCAGGAGCTGGGGCTATACCGTCTGCGCAGCCACGACCTGACCGGGCGCGGCCGATTTCAGGTCTGGGACCGCAACTGGCGAGTGTGCTCACAGGACCCCAGCCCCGGCCGCGTTGACGAGGACAGCACGATCACCTTCAACGTGGTGAAGAACGACGAATCGTGCTCCTATCGGGCCGGCGCCTCGACAGGCGGCACCGATGGCGCAGACGGCTTGTCCTCCTCCGCCAGCGGTGGCGGATCGTCTTCCGGCGGATCGTCATCCGGTGGGACTTCCGGCGGATCGTCATCCGGTGGGACTTCCGGCGGATCGTCGTCCAGCAGCACGGGTGGATCGAGCAGCGGGGCCACGGCGCGCTGCAACGACGGCACCTACTCCTACGCCGCCCACCACCAGGGCGCGTGCTCGCATCACGGCGGTGTCGCCGTCTTCTACCGGTGA
- a CDS encoding sigma-54-dependent Fis family transcriptional regulator — translation MTTTDDTPADPALSSLRRARDRFLSGRPPGDGIPEDLAQAWRRARFFGVPRDLAAPPRVRPPVDSPLLAAARPVLDRVAPTLSGAMGLVLVDSRGRALWSGGGRYAGTPAPDGMAGLELMAGLDLSEKAVGHNSAALALRTGRRAEVHGPEHFLDLWQEVSAVSVPLYEPAAGRPAGTVTVVAPLGEGRTAHPGAALAEATAYAVETELRGRARPPERVLLDAYLRQRAEGAAVVALDGSSRLVSPEAARLLSHETLAWLERHATALRRDADTGPAAGPDTGPATGPEEHAPEEIPVPDGGIPLPGDEIPVPDGAGLTVRMTRLVHGDEVIGAVATVCTAARRARSAERRRGHDRLPGLVGTSRPWRLTVSRATELARAVEPLLLIGEPGVGKTALARALLGPRGTAAPRIVDAAEQVPGEVPRWCHALAELPEPEGDGGAPPLLLRHAERLGQSDVAALLSLLAERPAVPLVATHTPGAPTGPCLSRLLGILAARSVTLPPLRERVEDIPALLAGLARRPSPGRPPLTWSLDARRALEQHTWPGNVAELAHVVREVTERRRATGPVRREELPYGLRVPPATRRLSGIERAERTAILEALRRHGDNKARAAESLGIGRATLYRKLRAYGMDQA, via the coding sequence GTGACGACCACCGACGACACCCCCGCCGACCCGGCCCTCTCGTCGCTGCGCCGGGCGCGCGACCGGTTCCTCAGCGGACGGCCACCGGGCGACGGGATCCCCGAGGATCTCGCCCAAGCCTGGCGGCGGGCGCGGTTCTTCGGCGTACCGCGCGATCTGGCGGCCCCGCCCAGGGTCCGGCCGCCGGTGGACTCACCGCTGCTGGCCGCGGCGCGCCCCGTGCTGGACCGGGTGGCGCCCACGCTGAGCGGTGCGATGGGGCTGGTGCTGGTCGACTCCCGCGGCCGGGCGCTGTGGTCGGGCGGCGGCCGTTACGCCGGTACGCCCGCGCCCGACGGGATGGCCGGTCTCGAACTGATGGCCGGTCTTGATCTGTCGGAGAAGGCGGTCGGGCACAACAGCGCCGCGCTCGCGCTGCGTACGGGACGCCGGGCCGAGGTCCACGGCCCCGAGCACTTCCTCGACCTGTGGCAGGAGGTGTCGGCGGTCAGCGTTCCGCTGTACGAGCCGGCGGCGGGCCGCCCGGCCGGCACCGTCACCGTGGTGGCACCGTTGGGCGAGGGCCGCACCGCCCACCCGGGCGCGGCGCTCGCCGAGGCCACCGCGTACGCGGTCGAGACTGAGCTACGGGGCCGGGCACGCCCGCCGGAGCGGGTGCTGCTCGACGCGTATCTGCGGCAGCGGGCCGAGGGGGCGGCGGTGGTGGCGCTCGACGGCAGCAGCCGCCTCGTCAGCCCGGAGGCCGCGCGGCTGCTGTCGCACGAGACGCTGGCATGGCTGGAGCGGCATGCCACGGCCCTCCGCAGGGACGCGGATACGGGACCGGCGGCGGGGCCGGATACGGGACCGGCCACGGGGCCGGAGGAGCACGCACCGGAGGAGATCCCCGTACCGGACGGCGGGATCCCCCTACCGGGCGACGAGATCCCCGTGCCGGACGGCGCCGGGCTCACCGTAAGGATGACGCGCCTGGTGCACGGAGACGAGGTCATCGGGGCCGTGGCCACGGTGTGCACGGCGGCCCGGCGGGCGCGGTCGGCGGAGCGGCGGCGGGGTCATGACCGGCTCCCGGGGCTCGTGGGCACGTCCCGGCCCTGGCGGCTGACCGTCTCCCGGGCGACGGAGCTGGCACGGGCCGTGGAGCCGCTGCTGCTCATCGGCGAGCCGGGCGTGGGCAAGACCGCGCTGGCCCGCGCCCTGCTCGGCCCGCGGGGCACGGCCGCGCCGCGGATCGTCGACGCCGCCGAGCAGGTGCCCGGCGAGGTCCCGCGCTGGTGTCACGCGCTCGCGGAACTCCCGGAGCCGGAGGGGGACGGCGGCGCGCCGCCGCTGCTCCTGCGCCACGCCGAGCGGCTGGGCCAGTCCGATGTGGCGGCGCTGCTGTCGCTGCTGGCGGAGCGGCCCGCGGTGCCGCTGGTGGCGACGCACACCCCGGGCGCGCCCACCGGTCCGTGTCTGAGCCGGCTGCTGGGCATCCTCGCGGCCCGGTCGGTGACGCTGCCGCCGCTGCGGGAACGGGTGGAGGACATCCCGGCGCTGCTGGCGGGCCTCGCCCGGCGCCCCTCCCCCGGACGTCCGCCGCTGACGTGGAGCCTGGACGCCCGCCGGGCGCTGGAGCAGCACACCTGGCCGGGCAATGTGGCCGAACTCGCCCATGTCGTACGGGAGGTGACCGAGCGCCGCCGCGCCACCGGGCCGGTGCGGCGCGAGGAGCTGCCGTACGGACTGCGGGTGCCACCGGCCACCCGCCGGCTGAGCGGTATCGAACGGGCGGAGCGCACCGCGATCCTGGAGGCACTGCGCCGGCACGGTGACAACAAGGCGCGGGCCGCCGAGTCCCTGGGCATCGGCCGGGCCACGTTGTACCGGAAGTTGCGGGCGTACGGAATGGACCAGGCGTAG
- a CDS encoding YceI family protein, with the protein MPLALLRRMRTKRPDRGSGLRIHLPVGAGAFSCEVLDPVGQALGGVEVTVTETRGAARTVARATTDPHGLFLATLEPGQYTVLLTGSGLQPNRLTVDIVPGQSEPPRRVQMEPSQQLELPPPGTWLFDPPHTAIRFIARHVGMANVHGRFTRFRGGIHIAERMEDSRVEVVIDASSINTGNNTRDAHLRSADFLDVDNFPEIHFASNRFTWRSGPKWTLQGPLTMHGVSRSVTLDTTYLGAVNGGYEQELRCAALATAELHREDYTLNWRNMLARGIAVVGPTVKLELDIQAMYRNHDTPTPPE; encoded by the coding sequence ATGCCCCTCGCACTGCTCCGGCGCATGCGCACCAAGCGTCCGGACCGCGGATCAGGACTCAGGATCCACCTGCCCGTGGGTGCCGGAGCCTTCAGCTGCGAGGTCCTGGACCCCGTCGGCCAGGCCCTGGGCGGCGTGGAGGTCACCGTCACCGAGACGCGTGGCGCCGCCCGTACGGTGGCCAGAGCGACCACCGATCCGCATGGACTGTTCCTCGCCACGCTCGAGCCCGGGCAGTACACGGTGCTGCTCACCGGAAGCGGTCTGCAGCCCAACCGCCTCACCGTCGACATCGTCCCCGGCCAGAGCGAACCTCCCCGCCGGGTGCAGATGGAACCCTCCCAGCAGCTCGAACTCCCCCCGCCCGGCACCTGGCTCTTCGACCCGCCGCACACCGCGATCCGCTTCATCGCCCGCCACGTCGGCATGGCCAATGTGCACGGCCGCTTCACCCGCTTCCGGGGCGGTATCCACATCGCCGAGCGGATGGAGGACTCCCGCGTCGAGGTCGTCATCGACGCCTCCAGCATCAACACCGGCAACAACACGCGCGACGCCCACCTGCGCTCGGCCGACTTCCTCGACGTCGACAACTTCCCGGAGATCCACTTCGCCAGCAACCGCTTCACCTGGCGCAGCGGCCCCAAGTGGACCCTCCAGGGCCCCCTCACGATGCACGGCGTGAGCCGCTCGGTGACCCTGGACACCACGTACCTCGGCGCCGTCAACGGCGGTTACGAACAGGAACTGCGCTGCGCCGCCCTCGCCACGGCCGAACTCCACCGCGAGGACTACACCCTGAACTGGCGCAATATGCTCGCCCGCGGCATCGCGGTGGTCGGCCCCACGGTCAAGCTGGAGCTCGACATCCAGGCGATGTACCGCAACCACGACACGCCGACGCCGCCGGAGTAG
- a CDS encoding effector-associated domain 2-containing protein codes for MGAGGNGGAGRADVVVLTALEVEYRAVRAHLEDPRPVQAERGAVFELGVFREECTERTVAIHMTGPGNPGAGVSVERAAALFAPRAVLFVGVAGGRKDVVLGDVVAADAVYDYETGKDTEAGFLPRQKTYQSTYGLVQLARLVAAADAWQRRIRPGDDAPRPRAHVKPLAAGGRVVAHHRSDVGLRLAAGAGDALAVDMEGFGFLAGAYANQQLDALVIRGISDLLGDKGEAHDERWQPVASRNAAAFAFELIGRIPAADPVASRPLAAGTRSLAAGTRSLAAGTRPLATGTTPAGSRRRRLTIRDLGVLADTLLAVDGMTSPARWQQLLDELPTVGTAVGRQSASRAEALSLLRVCEARRAMGELVEVVAVLAPDDPAAAELARRVEELGLE; via the coding sequence GTGGGCGCTGGGGGCAATGGGGGTGCGGGGCGGGCCGATGTGGTGGTCCTGACCGCGCTGGAGGTCGAGTACCGGGCGGTGCGCGCCCATCTGGAGGATCCGCGTCCGGTCCAGGCGGAGCGAGGCGCCGTGTTCGAGCTGGGGGTGTTCCGCGAGGAGTGCACGGAGCGGACGGTCGCCATCCATATGACGGGTCCGGGGAATCCGGGTGCCGGGGTCTCGGTCGAGCGGGCGGCGGCGCTCTTCGCGCCCCGGGCGGTACTGTTCGTGGGGGTGGCGGGCGGCCGCAAGGATGTCGTGCTGGGCGATGTGGTGGCCGCGGACGCGGTGTACGACTACGAGACCGGCAAGGACACCGAGGCGGGGTTCCTGCCCCGGCAGAAGACCTATCAGTCGACGTACGGGCTGGTGCAGCTGGCCCGGCTGGTGGCGGCGGCCGACGCGTGGCAGCGCCGGATCCGCCCGGGGGACGACGCGCCGCGCCCCCGGGCCCATGTGAAGCCCCTCGCGGCGGGCGGCCGGGTGGTGGCGCACCACCGCTCGGACGTCGGGCTCAGGCTCGCGGCCGGTGCGGGTGACGCGCTCGCGGTGGACATGGAGGGCTTCGGCTTCCTCGCCGGCGCGTATGCCAATCAGCAGCTGGACGCCCTGGTGATCCGCGGCATCTCGGATCTGCTCGGGGACAAGGGCGAGGCACACGACGAGCGCTGGCAGCCGGTGGCCTCCCGCAACGCGGCCGCCTTCGCCTTCGAACTGATCGGCCGCATCCCGGCGGCAGACCCTGTGGCGTCCCGGCCACTCGCCGCCGGTACGCGATCCCTCGCCGCCGGCACGCGATCCCTCGCCGCCGGCACGCGGCCCCTCGCCACCGGTACAACGCCCGCGGGCTCCCGGCGGCGCAGGCTGACCATCCGTGACCTCGGCGTACTCGCGGACACCCTGCTGGCCGTGGACGGGATGACCTCCCCCGCGCGCTGGCAGCAGCTGCTCGACGAACTGCCCACCGTCGGCACCGCGGTGGGCCGTCAGTCGGCGAGCCGCGCGGAGGCCCTGTCCCTGCTGCGCGTCTGTGAGGCGCGGCGGGCGATGGGCGAACTGGTGGAGGTGGTCGCGGTGCTCGCGCCGGACGACCCGGCGGCCGCCGAACTCGCCCGGCGTGTCGAGGAACTCGGATTGGAGTGA